CTCCGCGGGCCATAGCTCCACATCGCCACGCACCAGCCCATCGGAGCGCACGCGCGTGCGCATCACGTGGAAACGTTCGCCACCCTCGGCGAGGATGCCGAGCAGGCCGTCCTCGCGGTTATGGAAATCGATGATGCGCGCCAGCGTGCCCACGGCCGCGGGCAGCGCCGGTGCGCCAGCTTCATGGCCTTCGAGAATCTTGCACACGCCGAATGAACTGCCCGTGCGCGCGCACTCACTGATCATGTCGAGGTAGCGTCGCTCGAAGATGCGCAGCGACAGCTGGCCGCCGGGATACAGCACGGTGCCGAGGGGAAACAGCGGCAAGTCGGTGTGAGGGGTCTTGGCGGCCATGCGGGAAGTCTACCCGCCCCAAGGCA
The nucleotide sequence above comes from Dyella telluris. Encoded proteins:
- a CDS encoding LON peptidase substrate-binding domain-containing protein — protein: MAAKTPHTDLPLFPLGTVLYPGGQLSLRIFERRYLDMISECARTGSSFGVCKILEGHEAGAPALPAAVGTLARIIDFHNREDGLLGILAEGGERFHVMRTRVRSDGLVRGDVELWPAEPTHDVPVELALLPSILERLIENLAPQWRHADRRLYDDAGWVGFRLAELLPLQADEQQRLLEMMDPVQRLAELRDILPRFQRA